Proteins from a genomic interval of Rhipicephalus microplus isolate Deutch F79 chromosome 6, USDA_Rmic, whole genome shotgun sequence:
- the LOC142765151 gene encoding uncharacterized protein LOC142765151, with translation MPNKCCVPGCTGNYKTGKKIQVFSFPKDADALKQWLRAIPRKDFVPTSCTKVCADHFDASCIEKTTSYTDPRTGRVIEVALPVPRLRPGSVPTVFPGCPSYLSVRDKSTRETPDAKRSRQEASQLARAVEESLASYEAEQERDRFSSLEELRARLQGVSVSPKWTVIHKEECSMFLNIIDYREPCLNASLTVFANLEVFACYQGSPIKNLGSAVVPDSVQKVSSLLEILNNLSMLSEERCTYRHLAQAIHSLLDKLEASIDEGKKETVNFMKEQLLLLSAKRIQYSAQVMVFACILRTISPHAYKFLRSTGALTLPHPSTIRKVCSSIQMCPQVDSSDDTFLQYVSQRFKHLQAHEHTVTLMLDEIYIKPCLDYKGGNIPYILV, from the exons atgccgaataagtgttgtgtacccggatgcaccggcaactacaaaacaggaaagaagatacaagtgttttccttccctaaagacgccgacgctctcaaacaatggctacgcgccattcctaggaaggacttcgtgccgacttcgtgcactaag gtgtgcgcggatcatttcgacgcttcatgcatcgagaagacgacatcgtacacggatccaaggactgggagagttattgaagttgcactcccagtaccacggttgcgtcctggatctgtcccaacggtatttcccggctgtccgtcctacctttCAGTACGAGacaagagcacgagagaaacccctgacgccaagaggagccgacaagaagcctcccaactcgcccgtgctgtagaagagtcgctggcgtcatatgaagcggagcaagaacgagaccggttttcgtccctcgaagaactaagggctcgcctgcaaggggtgtcagtgtctccgaagtggactgtgattcataaagaagagtgctccatgtttttgaacattatcgactatcgtgaaccttgtttgaatgcgtcattgaccgtgtttgcaaaccttgaagtctttgcctgctatcaaggttcaccaatcaagaaccttggtagcgctgttgtaccagactcagttcaaaaagtaagttccttgttggaaattttgaacaacctgtcgatgctgtctgaggagcgctgcacttatcgccacctggctcaagcaatacattcccttctggacaaattggaagccagcattgatgaaggcaagaaagagacggtgaactttatgaaggagcagctactactcctttctgcaaagcgcattcagtatagcgcacaggtgatggtctttgcatgcatcttgcgtacaatatcaccacatgcctacaagttcctgagaagcacaggtgcactaactttgccccacccaagcactattagaaaagtgtgctcgtctattcaaatgtgcccacaagttgattcttctgacgacactttccttcagtatgtgtctcagagattcaaacatctgcaggcacatgaacacactgtgacgctgatgcttgacgagatttatatcaaaccttgtttagattacaaaggtgggaacataccgtatatactcgtgtaa